Proteins encoded together in one Coffea arabica cultivar ET-39 chromosome 2c, Coffea Arabica ET-39 HiFi, whole genome shotgun sequence window:
- the LOC113725513 gene encoding ras-related protein RABE1c, which yields MAAPPTRARADYDYLIKLLLIGDSGVGKSCLLLRFSDGSFTTSFITTIGIDFKIRTIELEGKRIKLQIWDTAGQERFRTITTAYYRGAMGILLVYDVTDESSFNNIRNWIRNIEQHASDNVNKILIGNKADMDESKRAVPTSKGQALADEYGIKFFETSAKTNMNVEEVFFSIAKDIKQRLSDSDSKIEPQAIRINQTDQPAASGPAAQTSACCGS from the exons ATGGCAGCTCCACCAACAAGGGCAAGAGCTGATTATGATTATCTTATCAAATTGCTTCTCATTGGCGACAGCG GAGTGGGGAAAAGTTGTCTTCTTTTGCGGTTCTCAGATGGTTCCTTTACAACAAGTTTCATCACCACTATTGG CATTGACTTCAAAATAAGAACCATTGAGCTTGAGGGAAAGCGTATCAAGTTACAAATATGGGACACAGCTGGTCAGGAGCGGTTTCGGACAATAACAACAG CTTACTACCGTGGAGCTATGGGCATTTTGCTAGTTTACGATGTAACTGATGAGTCTTCTTTCAACA ATATCAGAAATTGGATTCGCAACATTGAGCAACATGCTTCGGATAATGTAAACAAAATATTGATTGGAAACAAGGCTGACATGGATGAAAGCAAAAGG GCTGTTCCAACCTCGAAGGGGCAAGCTCTTGCTGATGAGTATGGAATCAAGTTCTTTGAAACA AGTGCAAAGACGAACATGAATGTGGAGGAAGTTTTCTTTTCAATAGCAAAAGACATAAAGCAAAGGCTTTCAGATTCAGATTCTAAGATTGAG CCTCAAGCAATCAGGATTAACCAAACAGATCAGCCAGCTGCAAGTGGTCCAGCTGCTCAGACATCAGCTTGCTGTGGATCATGA
- the LOC113725512 gene encoding small ribosomal subunit protein uS8z/uS8w, whose product MVRVSVLNDALKSMYNAEKRGKRQVMIRPSSKVIIKFLLVMQKHGYIGEFEYVDDHRSGKIVVELNGRLNKCGVISPRFDVAVKDIEGWTARLLPSRQFGYIVLTTSAGIMDHEEARRKNVGGKVLGFFY is encoded by the exons ATGGTGAGAGTTAGTGTCTTGAATGATGCTCTCAAGAGCATGTACAATGCTGAGAAGCGGGGAAAGCGTCAAGTCATGATTAGACCATCCTCAAAAGTGATTATCAAGTTTCTCTTGGTGATGCAGAAGCATG GATACATTGGCGAGTTTGAATATGTTGATGATCACAGGTCTGGGAAAATTGTTGTTGAACTGAATGGGAGGCTAAACAAATGTGGCGTCATTAGTCCTCGCTTTGACGTTGCTGTCAAGGATATTGAAGGATGGACTGCCAGGTTGCTTCCCTCTAGACAG TTTGGGTACATTGTGCTGACTACTTCCGCTGGCATCATGGACCACGAAGAGGCTAGGAGGAAAAATGTTGGTGGGAAAGTCCTTGGTTTCTTTTATTAG